In Pollutimonas sp. M17, a single genomic region encodes these proteins:
- a CDS encoding TcpQ domain-containing protein yields the protein MARLLAAFLLLGVLTACAGVHDWPSFVRTMRADKAAAVQYNFDWELSGHRAVAPVQVFDDGRKTWLQFSPQQPVPAIFADGARGGRPLAYVREGPYVVLDGVWPTLVLRGGHLKSTVRRAAGEGVLSPQAPDADAQPVAALAPTASAASVNPVNQIDQADILDSIPVMAEPTMVPAAVAPARSMATATTTATGAEARTGASVEQVPDQVPGLSPGRPGPASPEVQAEWMARSMAGSSASGKSPTRAMPSGMPDSSASKSPSAAPLSSSSVSALTAASFDLSGAAPTGRYQVGPQDLTLRSALARWARQSGWTFEPEHWAIDADIPIVGAASFEPDFKLAVRELVASTELSDRPAQPCFYSNRVLRVVPYAQPCDRTVGATRPS from the coding sequence ATGGCCAGATTGCTTGCTGCGTTTCTGTTGCTTGGCGTATTGACGGCGTGTGCCGGCGTGCACGATTGGCCCTCATTCGTGCGCACGATGCGGGCTGACAAGGCTGCGGCGGTCCAGTACAACTTCGATTGGGAACTGTCGGGCCACCGGGCCGTGGCGCCGGTACAGGTGTTCGACGATGGCCGCAAGACCTGGCTGCAATTTTCGCCGCAGCAGCCGGTGCCGGCGATCTTTGCGGACGGCGCCCGGGGCGGCAGGCCGCTGGCGTATGTGCGCGAAGGGCCGTATGTGGTGTTGGACGGCGTATGGCCGACGCTGGTTTTGCGCGGCGGCCATCTTAAAAGCACGGTACGGCGGGCAGCGGGGGAAGGCGTGTTGTCGCCGCAGGCGCCGGATGCCGATGCGCAGCCTGTTGCCGCGCTTGCGCCGACGGCCTCGGCGGCTTCAGTCAATCCAGTCAATCAAATCGATCAGGCTGATATCCTGGATTCGATTCCGGTCATGGCGGAACCAACTATGGTTCCCGCTGCGGTCGCGCCCGCGAGGTCAATGGCAACCGCAACCACGACCGCAACCGGCGCCGAAGCACGAACAGGGGCATCTGTTGAGCAGGTGCCGGACCAGGTTCCGGGCCTGTCGCCAGGTAGGCCGGGGCCGGCATCGCCAGAGGTGCAGGCGGAGTGGATGGCGAGGTCGATGGCGGGATCGTCAGCGAGTGGCAAGTCGCCAACCCGGGCGATGCCATCAGGTATGCCGGATTCATCGGCATCGAAATCGCCTTCTGCCGCGCCCTTGTCTTCGTCGTCGGTCTCGGCGCTTACAGCCGCCAGTTTCGATCTGTCGGGCGCTGCTCCCACCGGCCGCTATCAGGTCGGACCGCAAGACCTTACGCTAAGGTCCGCGCTGGCCCGATGGGCGCGGCAGTCGGGCTGGACGTTCGAGCCGGAGCATTGGGCCATCGACGCGGACATTCCGATTGTGGGTGCGGCCAGTTTCGAGCCCGATTTCAAGCTGGCCGTGCGTGAGCTCGTGGCCTCGACGGAATTGTCGGACCGGCCGGCGCAGCCGTGCTTTTATTCCAATCGGGTATTGCGCGTTGTGCCGTATGCGCAGCCTTGCGACCGTACTGTCGGCGCAACGAGGCCATCATGA
- a CDS encoding extracellular solute-binding protein, producing MKLNWLYGALFSGRKLVWASAGAMLMSSVAASAATEVRVWHSLSPYNKEIFEGLVKDFNRDQKDVTVKLKAFANEDEVEAALEAAKKRDERPQLVQLDDDRAPDEVAGRSYIQPLNTLLARYPIKDAKWFLSEQNTFARDNKGRLVAFPYMVDVPVMFYNVDAFKKAKLQPTVPQRAWSGLQDQLVTLANNGSRTCPLTSDQPVSINLENLAAVNNQLYAGGDNGLKAKSKPAFSFDSMYIRHLSLMISWVRSELMVKPEYNSVATKRFAAGECAVLFSTSENLGYFKNSKKLDFAISGLPYYPEVTKKPGNPFVGGSALWVTAGHSKDSDAASAKFLAWLAQPKRAAEWYQATGFLPLTDQAFALTDNGYYKNLGDWKQLVAANATSPGANSRGFRIDNYPRIRAMFRQTLETALSGNQPAPTALKTAAAEAAKMMAKK from the coding sequence ATGAAATTAAACTGGCTTTATGGCGCCCTGTTTTCGGGGCGCAAGCTTGTGTGGGCAAGTGCGGGCGCGATGCTGATGTCTTCGGTGGCGGCATCGGCCGCCACCGAAGTCCGGGTCTGGCATTCGCTCAGTCCGTACAACAAAGAGATCTTCGAGGGGCTGGTCAAGGATTTCAACCGCGATCAAAAAGACGTTACCGTCAAGCTCAAGGCGTTCGCCAACGAAGACGAGGTCGAGGCGGCGCTGGAAGCGGCCAAGAAACGCGACGAAAGGCCACAACTGGTGCAGTTGGACGACGACCGGGCGCCCGACGAGGTGGCGGGCCGTTCCTACATCCAGCCCTTGAACACCTTGCTGGCGCGTTACCCGATCAAGGACGCAAAGTGGTTCTTGTCCGAGCAAAACACCTTTGCGCGCGACAACAAAGGCAGGCTGGTGGCTTTCCCCTATATGGTGGACGTCCCGGTAATGTTCTACAACGTCGACGCCTTCAAGAAGGCCAAGCTGCAGCCGACGGTGCCGCAGCGCGCCTGGAGCGGCTTGCAGGATCAACTGGTCACTCTGGCCAATAACGGTTCGCGCACTTGCCCCCTGACCTCGGATCAGCCGGTGTCGATCAATCTGGAAAACCTGGCGGCGGTGAACAACCAGCTTTATGCCGGCGGCGACAATGGCTTGAAGGCCAAGAGCAAGCCGGCCTTCAGTTTCGATTCGATGTACATACGTCATCTGTCGCTGATGATAAGCTGGGTGCGCTCGGAACTGATGGTCAAGCCCGAGTACAACTCGGTGGCGACCAAGCGCTTTGCGGCCGGGGAATGCGCGGTGCTGTTCTCGACCTCGGAAAACCTGGGCTATTTCAAGAACTCGAAGAAGCTGGATTTCGCGATCAGCGGCCTGCCTTATTATCCGGAGGTTACGAAGAAGCCGGGCAACCCCTTCGTGGGCGGGTCGGCGCTGTGGGTGACGGCCGGACATTCCAAGGATAGCGATGCGGCCAGCGCCAAGTTCCTGGCCTGGCTTGCACAGCCGAAGCGGGCGGCCGAGTGGTATCAGGCCACAGGCTTCCTGCCCTTGACGGATCAGGCCTTTGCGCTGACGGACAATGGCTACTACAAGAACCTGGGCGATTGGAAGCAGCTGGTGGCCGCGAATGCGACCAGCCCGGGGGCCAACAGCCGTGGATTCCGGATCGACAATTACCCGCGCATACGGGCGATGTTCCGCCAGACGCTGGAAACGGCCCTGAGCGGCAATCAGCCCGCGCCGACGGCCCTGAAGACGGCGGCGGCCGAGGCTGCAAAGATGATGGCCAAAAAGTAA